In the genome of Xanthobacteraceae bacterium, one region contains:
- a CDS encoding GNAT family N-acetyltransferase gives MNSPSIVPPIPDAAARREALFRETPRDIAERIALGLVWAMHPKRVRAIPAVAGVWLRDLFGSRGLPDPRTAGEGGIAGIAHDLSVNTLLAAYKRTLYPWGHIGPLKWLSTDERCVLFFDELHIAKRLRRQMRQNEYRVTFDTDFEGVMRACAERRPGRWHLTWLRPKIMRAFANLYDAGHAHSFEVWNKDGALVGGGYGLAVNGVFFTESQFSRESNTSKMGFTLFNWHLAKWGFALNDGKDPTPTIDGMNFRMIPRAQLQATLDRGSMETCRVGRWQCETDLKSIAEWKPEKEAAPIS, from the coding sequence ATGAATTCCCCCTCCATCGTGCCCCCGATCCCGGACGCAGCGGCCCGCCGCGAAGCGCTGTTTCGCGAAACCCCGCGCGACATCGCGGAACGGATCGCGCTCGGCCTCGTCTGGGCGATGCATCCGAAGCGCGTTCGGGCAATCCCGGCGGTCGCCGGTGTCTGGCTGCGCGATCTGTTCGGCAGCCGCGGCCTGCCCGATCCACGCACGGCGGGCGAAGGCGGCATCGCCGGCATCGCGCACGATCTTTCCGTCAACACACTGCTCGCCGCTTACAAGCGCACGCTCTATCCGTGGGGTCATATCGGGCCGTTGAAATGGCTCTCCACCGATGAACGCTGCGTGCTGTTCTTCGACGAGTTGCATATTGCCAAGCGACTCCGCCGCCAGATGCGGCAGAACGAATACCGCGTGACCTTCGACACCGACTTCGAAGGCGTCATGCGTGCCTGCGCCGAACGCCGTCCGGGGCGCTGGCACTTGACATGGCTGCGCCCGAAGATCATGCGCGCCTTCGCGAACCTGTACGACGCGGGCCACGCCCATTCGTTCGAGGTCTGGAACAAGGACGGCGCGCTGGTCGGCGGCGGCTACGGCCTCGCGGTGAACGGCGTGTTCTTCACCGAGTCGCAGTTCTCGCGGGAGAGCAACACTTCGAAGATGGGCTTCACGCTCTTCAACTGGCATCTCGCGAAATGGGGCTTTGCGCTGAACGACGGCAAGGACCCGACGCCGACCATCGACGGTATGAACTTCCGCATGATCCCGCGCGCGCAACTTCAGGCAACGCTCGACCGCGGCAGCATGGAAACTTGCCGCGTTGGCCGCTGGCAATGCGAGACGGATTTAAAGTCGATTGCCGAGTGGAAGCCGGAGAAAGAAGCGGCTCCGATCTCCTGA
- a CDS encoding organic hydroperoxide resistance protein produces MNVLYRTEATATGGGRNGNVATTDGAFSAVLVSPKELGGSGAPGNNPEQLFAAGYAACFLGALKFVANQKKVKLADKTNVTASVGLGKRDDGKGFGLDVELKVSVPEVDPAVAKELVDAAHIVCPYSDATRSNLDVRLSLAA; encoded by the coding sequence ATGAACGTCCTTTATCGCACCGAAGCCACCGCGACCGGCGGCGGCCGCAACGGCAATGTCGCAACCACCGACGGCGCATTCAGCGCCGTACTGGTCAGCCCGAAAGAGCTTGGCGGCTCCGGCGCGCCCGGCAACAATCCCGAACAGCTTTTCGCCGCGGGTTATGCAGCCTGCTTTCTCGGCGCGCTGAAATTCGTCGCGAACCAGAAGAAGGTGAAGCTCGCGGACAAAACCAACGTCACCGCTTCGGTCGGCCTCGGCAAGCGCGACGACGGCAAGGGCTTCGGCCTCGATGTCGAACTTAAAGTTTCGGTGCCGGAAGTAGACCCGGCGGTCGCGAAAGAACTCGTCGATGCCGCGCACATCGTCTGCCCGTATTCGGACGCGACGCGCAGCAATCTCGATGTGCGGCTTTCGCTCGCGGCCTGA
- a CDS encoding SRPBCC family protein produces MTNGFFKADPALDLVLERDIDVAPELIWKAWTTPEHLKHWFVPRPWSITDCKIDLRPGGEFSTTMRSPEGQEFPNRGCYLEVLQNRRLVFTDTLLPGFRPAPKPFFTAVLLLEPRGSGTHYTAIAIHGNEETRKQHEQMGFHDGWGTVATQMTDFIKAGFKPAS; encoded by the coding sequence ATGACGAACGGATTTTTCAAGGCGGATCCCGCGCTCGACCTCGTGCTGGAACGCGACATCGACGTGGCGCCTGAACTCATCTGGAAAGCGTGGACCACGCCGGAACATCTGAAACACTGGTTCGTGCCGCGGCCGTGGTCGATCACCGATTGCAAAATCGACCTGCGCCCCGGCGGGGAATTCTCGACCACGATGCGCTCGCCGGAAGGACAAGAGTTTCCGAACCGCGGCTGCTATCTCGAAGTGTTGCAAAACCGCCGCCTCGTCTTCACCGATACGCTGCTGCCGGGTTTTCGCCCCGCGCCCAAGCCGTTCTTTACCGCCGTACTCTTGCTGGAACCACGCGGCTCCGGCACGCATTACACTGCGATTGCGATTCACGGGAACGAGGAAACCCGCAAACAACATGAGCAGATGGGATTCCACGACGGCTGGGGCACGGTCGCAACGCAGATGACCGATTTCATCAAGGCCGGATTCAAGCCGGCGAGCTAA
- a CDS encoding 5'-methylthioadenosine/S-adenosylhomocysteine nucleosidase (Enables the cleavage of the glycosidic bond in both 5'-methylthioadenosine and S-adenosylhomocysteine) gives MGGWQVIRKGRIPVLFVMATEQEYGPELRKRIHPLITGVGPVEAAAVTAEALAALRAQGELPQLVFSLGSAGSRNLEHAEVYQLASVSYRDMDCSPLGFARGLVPFLDEPAVVPIAQQIPGIASASIATGASIVSGAMYDAIEADMVDMESYAVYRAAKRFGVPMIGLRGITDGKSELARYEDWADYLEIVDRKLALDVDRFFAAIESGAFTL, from the coding sequence ATGGGCGGCTGGCAGGTTATCCGGAAAGGCCGCATCCCGGTCCTGTTTGTCATGGCGACGGAGCAGGAATACGGGCCTGAACTCAGGAAGCGCATTCATCCGCTGATTACCGGCGTCGGGCCGGTGGAGGCGGCGGCAGTGACCGCGGAAGCATTGGCCGCGCTGCGTGCGCAGGGCGAGCTGCCGCAACTCGTTTTCTCGCTCGGCTCCGCGGGTTCGCGAAATCTCGAACATGCCGAAGTCTATCAGCTTGCGAGCGTGAGCTACCGCGACATGGATTGTTCGCCGCTTGGTTTCGCGCGCGGCCTCGTGCCGTTCCTCGACGAACCCGCGGTGGTTCCGATTGCGCAGCAGATACCGGGCATCGCGTCGGCCTCGATTGCGACGGGCGCGAGCATCGTCTCCGGCGCGATGTATGACGCAATCGAGGCCGATATGGTCGATATGGAAAGCTATGCCGTCTATCGCGCGGCGAAGCGTTTCGGCGTGCCCATGATCGGCCTGCGCGGCATCACCGATGGCAAGAGCGAACTCGCGCGCTACGAGGATTGGGCCGATTACCTGGAGATCGTGGACCGCAAGCTCGCGCTCGACGTGGACCGGTTTTTCGCGGCTATCGAAAGCGGCGCTTTCACTCTATAA
- a CDS encoding MAPEG family protein — translation MSTQTILAPLFAMAAITFVLMIGMVLTRRRAVMDKKVDPKDLLVRGANPWPPQAAHFSDAYSNSLELPLLFYVAVILAFVTKQADIIFVVLAWVFVVCRAVQAYVHTTSNTRKYRSNAFRAGSLTLIVMWVYLAIRFILA, via the coding sequence ATGAGCACGCAGACCATTCTGGCGCCGCTATTCGCGATGGCGGCGATTACTTTCGTGTTGATGATCGGCATGGTGCTGACGCGCCGCCGCGCGGTGATGGACAAGAAGGTCGATCCGAAGGATCTGCTGGTGCGCGGCGCGAACCCGTGGCCGCCGCAGGCCGCGCACTTCAGCGACGCCTATTCGAACTCGCTCGAACTGCCCCTCCTATTCTACGTCGCCGTGATCTTGGCTTTCGTCACGAAGCAGGCGGACATCATCTTCGTCGTGCTGGCGTGGGTATTTGTCGTTTGCCGCGCGGTACAGGCCTATGTTCACACGACATCGAACACGCGCAAGTATCGCAGCAATGCTTTCCGCGCTGGCTCGCTCACGTTGATCGTGATGTGGGTTTACCTCGCCATTCGTTTCATCCTCGCCTGA
- a CDS encoding VOC family protein — translation MKVQPYLFFDGRCEEALEFYKKAIGAQVGMMMRFGESPDGQGPDGVSGDKVMHASFFVGNTLLMASDGWAKGQPAFEGFCLSLSAKDETDSQKLFSALSDGGEVTQPLAKTFFSPSFGMVKDKFGVHWMVMVPQEMV, via the coding sequence ATGAAAGTGCAGCCCTATCTGTTCTTCGACGGGCGCTGCGAAGAAGCGCTGGAATTCTACAAGAAGGCGATCGGCGCGCAGGTGGGCATGATGATGCGCTTCGGCGAAAGCCCGGACGGCCAGGGTCCCGATGGCGTGTCCGGCGACAAGGTGATGCACGCTTCGTTCTTTGTCGGAAATACCCTGCTCATGGCTTCCGATGGCTGGGCCAAGGGCCAGCCGGCATTCGAAGGATTCTGCCTTTCCCTCAGCGCGAAGGACGAAACGGATTCGCAGAAACTTTTTTCCGCGCTCTCCGATGGCGGCGAAGTCACGCAACCGCTCGCGAAGACATTCTTCTCGCCGAGCTTCGGCATGGTGAAGGACAAATTCGGCGTGCACTGGATGGTGATGGTGCCGCAGGAAATGGTGTAG
- a CDS encoding MarR family transcriptional regulator encodes MAEKTKGPLPLDEQLCYAIYSAGMAIQRTYKPLLDDLGLTYPQYLVLNVLWREGAQTVGAIAERIGLESSTLTPLLKRLEASKLVERTRNPENERQVVVSVTAKGKALQGKAACLGEALLAASGQSPRELMKLKEDVRRLRDTIYRNIGGWNLEGERAGKK; translated from the coding sequence ATGGCCGAGAAAACCAAAGGCCCGCTGCCGCTCGACGAGCAGCTTTGCTACGCGATCTATTCCGCAGGCATGGCGATCCAGCGCACCTACAAGCCGCTGCTCGACGATCTCGGCCTCACCTATCCGCAATATCTCGTGCTGAACGTGCTGTGGCGCGAGGGCGCGCAGACGGTCGGCGCGATTGCGGAGCGCATCGGCCTCGAATCCAGCACCCTCACTCCGCTGCTGAAACGGCTGGAGGCGTCGAAGCTGGTGGAGCGCACGCGCAACCCCGAGAACGAACGGCAGGTCGTCGTGTCCGTGACCGCGAAAGGCAAGGCGTTGCAAGGCAAGGCCGCGTGCCTCGGCGAAGCGTTGCTTGCGGCTTCGGGGCAATCGCCGCGCGAACTCATGAAGCTCAAGGAAGACGTGCGACGGCTGCGCGACACAATTTACCGGAATATCGGCGGCTGGAATCTCGAAGGCGAACGCGCGGGGAAGAAGTAG
- the guaB gene encoding IMP dehydrogenase, translated as MNRLTNGLAQEALTFDDVLLKPGLSDVLPSEVDVRTRLTRTVSLNIPILSAAMDTITEARLAIAMAQAGGIGVLHRNMTPDQQAEHVRRVKKFESGMVVNPLTIHPEASLAEALELMRAHSISGVPVTEKANGKLVGILTNRDVRFATNTSQRVSELMTKDRLVTVREGVTQDEAKKLLHQFRIEKLLVVDENYRCVGLITVKDIEKAVANPNACKDDQGRLRVAAATTVGDDGFVRTEHLVDAGVDVVVVDTAHGHTRRVLESVARIKRLSNAVQVVAGNVATAEGTKALIDAGADAIKVGIGPGSICTTRVVAGVGVPQLTAILDAANEAQKADVPVIADGGVKFSGDLAKALAAGAECAMIGNLLAGTEESPGEVYLYQGRSYKAYRGMGSVGAMARGSADRYFQQDIKDTLKLVPEGIEGQVPYKGPLATVLHQLVGGLRASMGYVGGATMKEFREKANFVRISGAGLRESHVHDVTITRESPNYPGRL; from the coding sequence ATGAACCGTCTTACCAACGGGCTCGCGCAGGAAGCGCTTACCTTCGACGACGTTCTCCTGAAGCCGGGTCTCTCCGATGTGCTGCCGTCCGAAGTGGACGTCCGCACGCGGCTCACCCGCACCGTCTCGCTGAACATTCCCATCCTCTCTGCTGCGATGGACACCATCACCGAGGCCCGTCTCGCGATTGCAATGGCGCAGGCCGGTGGCATCGGCGTCCTTCACCGCAACATGACCCCCGATCAACAGGCCGAGCATGTGCGACGCGTGAAGAAGTTCGAGAGCGGCATGGTGGTGAACCCGCTCACCATTCATCCCGAAGCCTCGCTCGCCGAGGCGCTTGAACTGATGCGCGCGCACTCGATCTCCGGCGTGCCGGTCACCGAGAAGGCCAACGGCAAGCTGGTCGGCATCCTCACCAATCGCGACGTGCGTTTTGCGACCAATACCAGCCAGCGCGTTTCCGAATTGATGACCAAGGACCGCCTCGTCACCGTGCGCGAAGGTGTGACGCAGGACGAAGCCAAGAAGCTGCTGCATCAATTCCGCATCGAGAAGCTGCTGGTCGTTGACGAGAACTATCGTTGCGTCGGCCTTATCACGGTCAAGGACATCGAGAAGGCGGTCGCCAATCCGAATGCCTGCAAGGACGATCAGGGCAGGCTGCGCGTCGCCGCCGCGACTACTGTCGGCGACGACGGGTTCGTGCGCACGGAGCATCTGGTCGATGCCGGCGTCGATGTGGTCGTTGTGGATACCGCGCATGGCCACACGCGCCGCGTCCTGGAATCAGTTGCACGCATCAAGCGCCTTTCGAACGCAGTGCAGGTGGTGGCGGGTAACGTCGCGACTGCCGAAGGCACCAAGGCGCTGATCGACGCCGGTGCGGATGCGATCAAGGTCGGCATCGGTCCGGGTTCGATCTGCACCACGCGCGTGGTGGCGGGCGTCGGCGTGCCGCAACTCACCGCCATTCTCGACGCGGCGAACGAAGCGCAGAAAGCCGACGTGCCCGTGATCGCCGACGGTGGCGTGAAGTTCTCCGGCGATCTCGCGAAGGCGCTCGCGGCCGGCGCGGAATGCGCGATGATCGGCAACCTGCTTGCAGGCACCGAGGAAAGCCCCGGCGAGGTTTATCTCTATCAGGGCCGTTCCTACAAAGCGTATCGCGGCATGGGTTCGGTCGGCGCGATGGCGCGCGGCTCGGCCGATCGCTACTTCCAGCAGGACATCAAGGACACGCTGAAGCTGGTGCCGGAAGGCATCGAGGGGCAGGTGCCGTACAAGGGTCCGCTCGCAACCGTGCTGCACCAGCTTGTCGGCGGCCTGCGCGCTTCCATGGGTTACGTCGGCGGCGCCACCATGAAAGAGTTTCGCGAAAAGGCGAACTTCGTGCGCATCTCCGGCGCGGGCCTGCGCGAGAGCCACGTCCACGACGTGACGATCACGCGCGAAAGCCCGAATTATCCGGGGCGCTTGTAG
- a CDS encoding helix-turn-helix transcriptional regulator — MNAQAVSAASGSANVDAIFRALADPTRRNVVERLSQKPASASDLAAPYRMALPSFVEHMKVLEGCGLVRSRKQGRVRTYELSVNRLKLAEDWLSRQRRFWEKRLDQLDEYLLKMKKGEEK, encoded by the coding sequence ATGAATGCGCAAGCCGTCAGTGCGGCGTCCGGTTCCGCCAATGTCGATGCAATCTTCCGCGCGCTGGCCGATCCCACGCGCCGCAACGTGGTCGAACGGCTGAGCCAGAAGCCTGCCTCCGCCAGCGATCTCGCTGCGCCGTACCGCATGGCGCTGCCCTCTTTCGTCGAACACATGAAGGTGCTGGAAGGCTGCGGCCTCGTGCGCTCGCGCAAGCAGGGCCGCGTGCGCACCTACGAACTCAGCGTCAATCGCCTCAAGCTCGCGGAAGACTGGCTGAGCAGGCAGCGCCGCTTCTGGGAGAAGCGGCTCGACCAGCTCGACGAGTATCTGCTGAAAATGAAAAAGGGAGAAGAAAAATGA
- a CDS encoding dihydrofolate reductase family protein: protein MAKLVFGMNQSLDGYVDHDKFASGPALFRHFIEQVRGLTGSIYGRGIYEVMRYFDEEHPEWDAPTREFAEAWRRHPKWVVSNSLKSVGPNATLVADDLEKTIRKLKSELEGEIDVAGPVLARSLTELGLIDEYRIYLHPVVLGKGSPYFVGPRPPLRLKSMERMDGDVLQLVYVTV from the coding sequence ATGGCGAAGCTCGTATTCGGAATGAACCAGTCGCTCGACGGCTATGTCGATCACGACAAGTTCGCGTCCGGTCCGGCGCTGTTCCGTCACTTCATCGAGCAGGTTCGCGGCCTCACCGGCAGCATCTACGGCCGCGGCATCTATGAAGTGATGCGCTATTTCGACGAGGAGCATCCCGAATGGGATGCGCCGACGCGCGAGTTCGCCGAGGCGTGGCGGCGCCACCCGAAATGGGTGGTGTCGAACTCGCTCAAATCCGTCGGCCCGAACGCCACGCTCGTCGCGGATGACCTTGAAAAGACAATCCGGAAACTGAAATCGGAACTTGAAGGCGAGATCGACGTCGCAGGTCCGGTGCTGGCGCGAAGCCTGACGGAGCTGGGTCTGATCGACGAATACCGGATTTACCTGCATCCGGTCGTGCTCGGCAAAGGCAGCCCTTACTTCGTCGGCCCTCGCCCGCCGCTGCGGCTGAAAAGTATGGAGCGGATGGATGGGGATGTGCTGCAGTTGGTGTATGTAACGGTTTAG
- a CDS encoding cupin domain-containing protein, protein MDIKQSNARSANKGPENYFTGDVKVEPLVEAPAPARVRAASVTFAPGARTAWHTHPLGQTLIVTEGIGWAQTEGGPVEEIKPGDVVWFAPGEKHWHGASANSAMTHIAIQEALDGKAVDWLEQVSDAQYRK, encoded by the coding sequence ATGGACATCAAACAAAGCAACGCACGCAGCGCGAACAAAGGACCGGAGAATTATTTCACCGGCGACGTGAAGGTCGAGCCGCTGGTGGAAGCGCCCGCGCCCGCCCGCGTGCGCGCGGCCAGCGTCACCTTCGCGCCGGGCGCGCGCACCGCATGGCACACGCATCCGCTCGGACAAACGCTGATCGTGACCGAGGGTATTGGCTGGGCGCAAACCGAAGGCGGCCCGGTCGAGGAAATCAAACCGGGCGACGTGGTGTGGTTCGCGCCCGGCGAGAAACACTGGCATGGCGCGAGCGCGAACAGCGCGATGACGCACATCGCGATTCAGGAAGCGCTGGACGGCAAGGCGGTTGACTGGCTGGAACAGGTCAGCGACGCGCAGTACCGGAAATAA
- a CDS encoding MAPEG family protein — protein sequence MTVPTILLPVFVQIALMFALAMWMGYERNRALYSKEVHIRDVALTKEGWPSRAKQISNAYHNQYELPVLFFILVAFALITRKADLVFVVLSWVFVAARFLHAFIHTTSNRVPRRFFAYLVSLVTLLIMWIYFAVLILTGI from the coding sequence ATGACCGTGCCGACGATCCTGCTTCCGGTTTTCGTGCAGATCGCGTTGATGTTCGCGCTTGCGATGTGGATGGGCTACGAGCGCAATCGCGCGCTGTACTCGAAAGAAGTGCACATCCGCGATGTCGCGCTCACCAAGGAAGGCTGGCCATCGCGGGCGAAGCAGATTTCGAACGCCTATCACAACCAGTACGAACTGCCGGTCCTGTTCTTCATTCTCGTTGCCTTCGCGCTGATCACGCGCAAGGCCGACCTGGTGTTCGTGGTGCTGTCGTGGGTGTTCGTGGCTGCGCGCTTTCTCCATGCGTTCATCCACACTACGTCGAACCGTGTCCCGCGCCGCTTCTTCGCTTACCTCGTTTCGCTGGTGACGCTTCTCATCATGTGGATTTATTTTGCGGTGCTGATCCTGACCGGCATCTGA
- a CDS encoding RsmB/NOP family class I SAM-dependent RNA methyltransferase has translation MTPAARLAAAIEILTEIESKKRPAADVLRDWGRTHRFAGSGDRNAIGALMFDALRRRASSAWLMGAETPRALLLGALRLARRMNADDIAKLADGSRFAPEALSDDERKRLEHGSLGAAPPHIAGDYPEWLDPHLAKSFGEERWEEGMALAGRAPLDLRVNTLKDDRDNVAKELSHLKPSPSRWSPHGLRIELGDDGRQPPVTSEPSFLKGDFEVQDEGSQLASVFANARGGEQVLDLCAGAGGKTLALAAAMENKGQLFAYDSDLRRLKPIHERLTRAGVRNVQVRSPKGEQDVLADLEGKMDLVLLDAPCTGSGVWRRHPDAKWRARPGALEIRVKEQAALLDEAARFVKPGGRLVYITCSILDAENGEQVRNFTGRNESFEIVSPNEVVKALGENAMIFARAAKLSDEGIQMTPRRTGTDGFFVAVLKRV, from the coding sequence ATGACACCCGCCGCGCGGCTCGCCGCCGCCATAGAAATCCTGACCGAAATCGAATCGAAGAAGCGCCCCGCCGCCGACGTGCTGCGCGACTGGGGGCGCACGCACCGCTTCGCCGGCTCCGGCGACCGCAATGCCATCGGCGCACTGATGTTCGATGCGCTCCGCCGCCGCGCGTCTTCGGCGTGGCTGATGGGTGCGGAAACGCCGCGCGCCCTTTTGCTCGGCGCGCTCAGGCTGGCGCGGCGCATGAACGCGGACGACATTGCGAAACTCGCGGATGGTTCGCGCTTCGCGCCGGAAGCGCTCAGCGACGACGAACGGAAGCGCCTCGAACACGGCTCGCTTGGTGCGGCGCCGCCGCACATCGCGGGCGATTATCCGGAATGGCTCGACCCGCACCTCGCGAAAAGTTTCGGCGAGGAGCGCTGGGAGGAAGGCATGGCGCTTGCGGGCCGCGCGCCGCTCGACCTGCGCGTGAATACGCTGAAAGACGACCGCGACAACGTGGCCAAGGAGCTTTCGCATCTGAAGCCTTCGCCGTCGCGCTGGTCGCCGCATGGCCTGCGCATCGAACTCGGCGACGACGGGCGGCAGCCGCCGGTGACGAGCGAGCCGTCGTTTCTCAAGGGCGATTTCGAAGTGCAGGACGAAGGCTCGCAACTCGCCAGCGTGTTCGCGAACGCGCGAGGCGGCGAGCAGGTGCTTGATCTTTGCGCAGGCGCGGGCGGCAAGACGCTGGCGCTCGCGGCGGCGATGGAGAACAAGGGGCAGTTGTTTGCCTATGACTCCGACCTGCGCCGCCTGAAGCCGATCCATGAACGGCTCACGCGCGCGGGCGTGCGCAATGTGCAGGTGCGCTCGCCGAAGGGCGAGCAGGATGTGCTGGCCGATCTTGAAGGGAAAATGGATCTGGTGCTGCTCGATGCGCCGTGCACGGGCAGCGGTGTGTGGCGGCGTCATCCCGATGCGAAGTGGCGCGCGCGTCCCGGCGCGCTGGAAATCCGCGTGAAGGAACAGGCCGCGTTGCTCGATGAAGCCGCGCGCTTCGTGAAGCCGGGCGGACGGCTGGTTTATATTACCTGTTCGATCCTCGACGCGGAGAACGGCGAGCAGGTTCGGAATTTCACCGGACGCAATGAATCTTTTGAAATCGTTTCGCCGAACGAAGTGGTGAAGGCGCTCGGCGAGAACGCGATGATCTTTGCGCGCGCCGCGAAGTTGTCGGACGAGGGCATCCAGATGACTCCGCGTCGCACCGGGACGGACGGGTTTTTCGTTGCGGTGCTTAAGAGAGTGTAG
- the guaA gene encoding glutamine-hydrolyzing GMP synthase, with product MSSQMSSTASPATKPSSAQTPDHDKILIVDFGSQVTQLIARRVREMGVYSEIVPFQSAEAAFKKMNPKAVILSGGPASVLDANAPSAPPAIFDSGLPVLGICYGEQTMAQQLGGKVEGGHHREFGRAEVEVTEDAPLFAGVWQKGGKYPVWMSHGDRVTVLPKGFRVLGKAPNSPIAIIGDEKRRFYAMQFHPEVYHTPDGAKILQNFVLKVAGARADWSMRAFREEAVERIRAQVGKGRVICGLSGGVDSSVAALLIHEAIGDQLTCVFVDHGLLRLNEAKTVVDLFRNHYNIPLVHADASDTFLRELSGVTDPEQKRKIIGKLFIDVFEAEAKKIGGAEFLAQGTLYPDVIESVSFTGGPSVTIKSHHNVGGLPARMNMKLVEPLRELFKDEVRKLGKELGLPDVFVGRHPFPGPGLAIRCPGAVTKEALDILRQADAIYLDEIRKAGLYDEIWQAFAVILPVKTVGVMGDGRTYDHVLGLRAVTSVDGMTADFYPFDMKFLGQVATRIINEVKGVNRVVYDVTSKPPGTIEWE from the coding sequence ATGAGCAGCCAAATGAGCAGCACTGCCAGCCCGGCGACAAAGCCTTCCTCCGCCCAAACCCCCGACCACGACAAGATCCTGATCGTCGATTTCGGCTCGCAGGTGACGCAGCTGATAGCGCGCCGCGTGCGCGAGATGGGCGTCTATTCCGAGATCGTGCCGTTCCAGTCGGCGGAAGCGGCGTTCAAGAAGATGAACCCGAAGGCAGTGATCCTGAGCGGCGGGCCGGCATCGGTGCTGGATGCGAATGCGCCTTCCGCGCCCCCCGCGATTTTCGATAGCGGTCTTCCCGTGCTCGGCATTTGCTACGGCGAGCAGACCATGGCGCAGCAACTCGGCGGCAAGGTCGAGGGCGGGCATCATCGCGAATTCGGCCGCGCCGAAGTGGAAGTGACGGAAGATGCGCCGCTGTTTGCGGGTGTGTGGCAGAAGGGCGGGAAATATCCGGTCTGGATGAGCCACGGCGACCGCGTGACCGTGCTGCCGAAAGGCTTTCGCGTGCTCGGCAAGGCACCGAACTCCCCGATTGCGATCATCGGCGACGAGAAGCGCCGTTTCTACGCGATGCAGTTTCACCCGGAAGTCTATCACACGCCGGACGGCGCGAAGATCTTGCAGAACTTCGTGCTGAAAGTCGCAGGCGCGAGGGCCGACTGGTCGATGCGCGCGTTCCGCGAGGAAGCGGTCGAGCGCATCCGCGCACAGGTGGGGAAGGGCCGCGTGATCTGCGGGCTTTCGGGCGGCGTGGATTCGTCCGTCGCGGCGCTGCTCATCCACGAAGCGATCGGCGACCAGTTGACCTGCGTGTTCGTGGATCACGGCCTGCTGCGCCTGAACGAAGCGAAGACCGTCGTCGATCTGTTCCGCAACCACTACAACATTCCGCTGGTGCATGCGGATGCCAGCGATACGTTCTTGCGCGAACTTTCGGGCGTCACCGACCCCGAACAGAAACGCAAGATCATCGGCAAGCTGTTCATCGACGTATTCGAGGCGGAAGCGAAGAAGATAGGCGGCGCGGAGTTTCTCGCGCAGGGCACGCTCTATCCCGACGTGATCGAGAGCGTGAGCTTCACCGGCGGGCCTTCGGTCACGATCAAGTCGCACCACAATGTCGGCGGGCTGCCCGCGCGCATGAACATGAAGCTGGTCGAGCCGCTGCGCGAACTGTTCAAGGACGAGGTGCGCAAGCTCGGCAAGGAACTGGGCTTGCCGGATGTGTTTGTCGGCCGCCATCCGTTTCCGGGGCCGGGACTTGCGATCCGCTGTCCGGGCGCGGTCACGAAAGAGGCGCTCGACATTCTGCGGCAGGCCGACGCGATCTATCTCGACGAAATCCGCAAGGCCGGTTTGTACGATGAAATCTGGCAGGCTTTCGCCGTGATCCTGCCGGTTAAGACGGTGGGCGTGATGGGCGACGGCCGCACCTACGATCATGTGCTCGGACTGCGCGCGGTCACGTCAGTCGATGGCATGACCGCCGACTTCTATCCCTTCGACATGAAGTTTCTTGGTCAGGTCGCGACCCGCATCATCAACGAGGTGAAAGGCGTCAATCGCGTCGTTTATGACGTGACGAGCAAGCCGCCGGGAACGATCGAGTGGGAGTGA
- a CDS encoding helix-turn-helix transcriptional regulator, producing the protein MSAEHKLTGRLVAAARALAGISREDFAKAAGVSADTIAAIEANGSAWLHTDADAEAAHRALETFGVVVVEESHGMGAGVRLKFTRQDVKQLQRLEGEGGAVRSDDAP; encoded by the coding sequence ATGAGTGCCGAACATAAGCTGACCGGAAGGCTGGTCGCGGCGGCGCGTGCGCTTGCCGGCATCAGCCGCGAGGATTTCGCAAAAGCCGCGGGCGTATCCGCCGATACGATTGCCGCAATCGAGGCGAACGGCAGCGCGTGGCTTCATACGGACGCCGACGCCGAAGCCGCGCACCGCGCGCTGGAAACGTTCGGCGTGGTCGTGGTCGAGGAAAGTCACGGCATGGGCGCTGGCGTGCGCCTGAAATTCACGCGGCAGGACGTGAAGCAACTCCAGCGTCTCGAAGGCGAGGGCGGGGCCGTGCGTTCGGACGACGCGCCGTAA